The stretch of DNA TAACTAAAAGATTATGAAGGTCACTTATCCCATCTTATGGCTCTAGATGTTTCATATATTAAGTTCCTTAACATGGTCAGACTCCATTATCCTTATGGTCTCTTGGCATGATTTGGCCGGGTGTTACAAGAAAACCCTCAAGGAAGCCTACGTAAGAGTATATAGAATTGCAAAATCACAAGAAGGCTCAATTGCAAAACTTTTAGACCTATCTAGTGGATTCCCTCCAATAGAACTTCACCTTCTTCAGAGCTGCACAAGATTGAGAGATAGATGCATTCATTGGATTCCCCAATGGAACATTATTGAGAGAGGTAGACAAGATTGTTTGGAGTAATTCGAAGAAAGGGAAGTTAACACTTAGCTCATTCTACAAAGTCTCAGGCtgtgtttaaatgttgaattgagttgagttgaattgagataataaaatattattagaatattattttttaatgttattattattttagaatttgaaaaagttgaattatttattatattttgtattggaatttaaaaaagttgtaatgatgagttgagaagaaCTTAGTTACCAAACGAAGCCTCACTATGCACAATACAAACTCATTCCTATGAGTATTTGGAGTAAGACACCCCTAAAAGCAACTTTGTTTGTATGGATAGTTTACTTAAGAAAGATCCTCATCATAGATAACCCTAAAGAAACTCCATAAAATCACAAGGGATTGGTGTTGCatgcacaataaaaataggGAGACCAtggatcatttacttttttGTGGGTTGCTGCAACCCTATGATATGATTTATTTGCTAGAACAGGTCTAGGTTGTGTGATGCTGAAAAGGATAGTTTAGTtctagcaagttggagaggaTACGGTAGCTTGCAAATTTCAGCAACATGAAAGATGATCCCCACTTGTCTACAGTAGTGTCTTTGGTGGGAGGAATCTAAGAAACTTcgaaaattttgagttgaggGGTCAATAGAAAAGCTTATAACTTCCTTTTTTAACATCTTATTCCATTAATCGGttgaaatatttcaataatcTGAACATTCATGACTTCTTTGTTCATCTCTAGACAATCATGAATATGCATGAATTTTGTATATgtcatgtgtacttggactaCGACTATTTGTATCAATAAAACCTgtttaatcaaaataataataatataaataacaatGGCTAGTGCACTACTTAACAATTACGCTTTATATCAAAACGAAATATACCAGTATTTGTTGTTAAATTACAAGCTTAAAAAGCCTAGACTTGTGCTCAAAatctgaaaggaaaatgaaggaaaacttCGTTTCATTATAAGTGAATCAGCGGGCTTGTACATCAGCATTGAAGAGTAAATACAATCTAGAAACAGGCAAGGACTTGTGGTCATGTATGTGCTGTTTTCAGTGGAGCTACTGGAAGGGCCCTGGTCTTGAGGAAAATGGATTTACATGACAGAAGAACCACAATTGTCTTACTAGTGCATCTCAAAAGGGATTTCAGTGAACACACAAAAGACTTTCCGATATAAGCTGCCCATCCAAGTCAAAGTTGCCAATCTATAGAGGTAACACCCATTTGCTCCAAAAGCTTGTTTGTGCGAGAAAAATGCCTGTCCACATCATGAGAAATTAACTTACTATATGATATGTAAGTTTCTGGCACATGCAACTGATTTATACCCTCCAGATAATTAGAAAACTGTATCACAAGACATATTATCCTGTTTAAAAGTAAGCTTGATGTACCTAAATTCAAAGTCCAAGTCGTCactaatatgaaattttgtatctttaaacttgcataaaatgtaattatagGAAACGAATACCAAAAAGTAAGCTTGGTGTGGCTCATAGAGTATCATGCTCACCAAAATGTGAAATTCTATCTTAAAACTTGCATAAAACGTATTGtagaaaaacaaatacaaaaaatacgCTTGGTGTGGCTATTACGGAGTCATGCTCACCAAAAGTCTGAACTTTCATATTATTCAACTTGAATAAAGATTAACCATACAAAAAAATACggaaaggaaaagaacataCCAAAAGATTAACTAATACGGGATCAATACACTTTGCATCTTAAACTATCACGAGTTTTACATTTTGGAcccaaaactacaaaaaaattacacattgTAACCTCCAACTACCAAAACCTGACACTATTCACTTTCCATTAAGATCTGATTGTCAAGATCGTGCaatgtcaatttttttcattcctttaaATAGTCATAATTGAATTAGGATACAAAGTGTAAATTCTGATAGTTTGAGGGTGCGATGTATCAGATTTAATAGTTTGGAGTGCAGAGTGCAAAATTCCTTATAGTTTTAGGGTGCAAAGTGTACTTTCTCCAAGAATTATGCCAGCACAGAGTTCTTATCATATTGGAATGTAGAGGAAACAGAAACTAACTGGTATAGTCTGTAGGATGCACCACAACTCATTGATACTTTGAGTGAAGGTAACAAGTAGTAATAGCTACAACCAATAACATTCTCGTATAGCATTAAATTAAACTTACCTGCATCCAAAAAAGCCTCTGTTTGCTGACAAACCAGAAGGGTGTGCTGCTTTGAGAATGTGATGCTTAGTCTCATCAATCAACCTAGGCAACATCTTTTAATTAGATGCACAgcaaacaaaatcaaacacccCCCGCCCGCCACCTCCCGGGGCAGCCCCTGCAATTCCCAATTTGTTATGTGCAAGGAAATTGAAGCCTAAAAAGACAGAACAGCAAGTTCTTCTGACCTCATTTATCAAGAGAATGAAATCAAAGTTTCTCTTGGGtgatttaataataaagaaataattcacctttttagtttgaaaatacTATATTATTCCAGCAGAGTGAGCTCACACAAGTTGCAGATAACGCCAAGCAGTTGGGTTGAGTAGCACTAAAGCATGGAATTGAATGCCTCAACAAGGCTCAAAACCAAATCCTACTACTCCTCATTTTGGTCTCCATCCGAAGGATTAATAACAAGAATTGGCTTGTGCACATAGACCAGTAGATTACACAAGCCAAGGGTTGCAACGGGTGTCAAGATTTCTCTGCCGATGTACGTTTTAGGCAAAATAATTGAAGGGAAGAGCCAAATGAATAATTTACTGAGCATTCACTTTTGTATGCAAGCCCAGGGCAGGGAGCTTGTGTATGTGTGAAGTGTGAGTAACAATAGAGAGAACAgcagttttgtttttgtatgCCTTTCTcagaaaattatattctacACAACACTAAGTTCCCCCAAATTGTAGTACCTGGATTTCTCTTGAGCAGAGTTCCCCCAAAGGAGAAAAATGactcctttcttcttttgtgAAATTGTAGTAATAACGGCATCAGTAAATTGCTCCCATCCTTTCTTTGCATGAGAATTAGCCTGGTGTTTCCTAACTGAATACAAAAATCAAAgtcaaaaataagaaataaataaaaacaaaaaatcaggCAGCAGTATATATGTCATTGGAGATTGGGTCTCCCTACCAGGTGCTTTCTACCTATGGCTTCAGGGTAACCCTGTTCAAGTGGAAGCTCcatttcatattcttttaagCCAGTTCGAGTTAGCTATTGTTACCAAGAAGACTGTTAAGTTTAGCTATTACACGTCCACTTCATGTGGATTATGACATAGTTGAATTGTGAGATAtacttattatatatgaaattttgtaacGATTAGAGTttacatgaaaattttaagttGCCAACAACAATGGAAGGGTAAACCTGAATTATCTTTAATATCATCAAAACCGTCAAGGTTCAGAGCATGATACTCAACTGATCTATCCCAGCCCCTAAATGAAAATTCCTGGCTTCACCTTTGCTTAAATAGGTCAATATACAAGGTAAAATGACtcgaattgaatttttttatgataactGCTTTTCTGAATATACACTTGTCATAAGCTCTAGACAGAAAAGGCAACAGAAAGATAGGAATCATTGCCTCAATTGTGCTCCCAGACTGTCATACAATTTAACATCACAACCATGTTGGCGGGGAAAACTAGCagatctttttttcttttgataagtacgAAACCTAGCAGATCTAACAATTAGATGTCAATAAAGCTCGTTAGAGGTTCTGATAAAATGTGAAACCTTACCCGTGAGAACGGCATTGAGCAATAGAACACCCTAGaacacaattaaaatatatatcagttaatgaattttttgaaaagataCTACTATATCCTAAAATCATGCATGTAATTCCAAAATTGCGAAATGTTTTTGCACAGAAATAGTATGCTGTTCCTCATAATGAATGGGAGGAAAGCCGAAAGAAACTGCATAAACGTCTTGCATTTTAAGAAGATGCCGAATGCGCTGAGCAAACAAATTCCTCTGCTCCCTTCCCatagaaaacaatttaattttatgagaattaGGCTGCTTTGTTTCAATGAAACCCAAAATCCAAGCTCTCTGCTGTTAAGAAGATTGCAGTCAATACCTGCACAGCCCATTTCTGTAGATTCCCATGCGACGGGACCGAACAGCCGAGGTCCTGCTGCAGTTCCTTAAAAATATTGAGTAAGCTGGAAGGAAGCTTCGTCCCTTCGGGGACAGAGAAGGAAAGGCCCATGGCTTGACCGGGTCCATGATAAGGATCCTGTCCAAGAACAACAGCCTTTACAGTATCGAAAGGGGTAGAGTTGAGAGCATTAAAGATCAAATGGCGAGGCGGGTATATGGGCACACGGATGCCAGAGCACATATCGGTTTCCAGAAACCTGCAGAGGTTCAGGAAATAGGGCTTCTGAAGTTCCCCCCGAAGAGCTTCCAACCACGTCTCCTCCACCAACAGTTCCGCCAATTTCACATAATCCCCATCACCGTCACCTTCACCTGCTGCAAATCCACATTAACcccatctcatttttttcttttcggtttgtagtaaaggggaagaagaagaagacgaaggaggaggagaagtaGCGTGTACCTTTGGCCTTGTAGACTTTCTGGGAACAGATTTTGAGATTGAACTTCGCTTTGGCTAGCAGTCTGTTGAATTCCATGCGGGCATTTTGGTGGGCATTGATTAGGGTGGTATCATCTTCGGAGCTGTGGTGGAGGCGAGACTCGGACTCGGAATGGCAATGCGCAGTGACTGATTTATAGACTGCTGAATCAGGTGATGAGGATGAAAGTTTGATGCGCTTAGCAGCTGCTGCTGGTTTGAAGAAATCCATTAGGGTTCTGGACGAACCCGAAGCcattatttcctttgtttttttcccgATTCTGATTTGAACCTTTCACCAAATTGGGAAAAACAAAGCGAAATATATGCACGCCCATGGAGTACTCATGGCGAtgttccctatatcaaaaagtTTTGGGAGGGAAATGTGGAAATAGCTGAATTTGTCATGGAGGGAAAACTCCGAATAAAAACTGTTTATAAAATCTCTGCTCCGTATTGATAAAGAGGGAGTAGACAATTTCTTGGCACGTAGACAGACGAAAATGTCCTTCAAAATGTGGCATTATCAATGTCATAAATTGTATTTGTAGCAGCATACCTTGCACATTTCTCCTTTGCAGTCTCAGGATTCGTTTGTTTAAaacatatcatcttatctcatcttattattataaattttttaatttttaatataaaataaaataaacaattcaatttttttgaatctaaaaaaaaaattaatattaaaaaatatattctaacaatactttattcaattttttaattttaatctcaactcaactcatttcatctcatctgtaaaaacaaaccagGCCTCAGTCTTATCAACTCTTCTACACCCTTGCCCCATGGTTGTACCATTTTCTGGTAGTTATGAATAGGTGTTGTCATCCATTTCTTAGCTACAAGTTTAGACTAGTACAAGTTTGCCGCCTGAATAGCACTGCACGGTGTTATCACTAGttgcaaaaataattttatttttatttttttattcacatttttttaatgtatttaaatatttttaaaaagtaaaaaaaatacattaatatattttaaatcattttcttcatcattcggtaaaaaaaaatcactgagCGGTCAAATCGAGCAGTATGTTTGGGGCGGCCTAGTAGACTTTCTCTATTTAAATTTACTGCTATATGTGTCTCCCAAGCTTCAGCTTCGGCTTGCTACATGCTTAAAAAATCTTTCTAACCAAACCCACTATCCCTCCTTGAATGTGTCACAGGATTCAccaattttctctccttttttttttttttaattgtcttCGGTCGATCTTTTACCTTATCCTTGTCAATCTCCATGTTAATTTTTGCAACCAAATCCTTCACTGCATCATCATATGCTTTGATAGCAAAAGTTCTATTAACTCTTCTGGAGGAGATAAAATTTCTCAGACCTAAATAACCAATTTTGGCCCATCAAAGGACCTCCACTAGAAGACAAatagaggagaaaagaaaaacaaagagggaGGGGACAAAGACTGAGGAAGGAAAGAGTGTtaggaagaaaaatagagatgagacataaatgagagaagatgagatgTAAAGTAGACAAGGGACAAAGAATAAAGCAAAGGGACCAGACCACTTCTAGGGGGCGGACTTCGACTTCAAGGGCTTTAGCTCCTTCAACCTCTCGGTAAGGGGACTTGCAAGGAGATCTCCACTggacagaaaagaaaagagaccatgagagaatgtaaacaagcatattatagtaaaatatcCCTTCCCCAAAACCTC from Juglans microcarpa x Juglans regia isolate MS1-56 chromosome 3S, Jm3101_v1.0, whole genome shotgun sequence encodes:
- the LOC121258085 gene encoding uracil-DNA glycosylase, mitochondrial isoform X1, whose translation is MASGSSRTLMDFFKPAAAAKRIKLSSSSPDSAVYKSVTAHCHSESESRLHHSSEDDTTLINAHQNARMEFNRLLAKAKFNLKICSQKVYKAKAGEGDGDGDYVKLAELLVEETWLEALRGELQKPYFLNLCRFLETDMCSGIRVPIYPPRHLIFNALNSTPFDTVKAVVLGQDPYHGPGQAMGLSFSVPEGTKLPSSLLNIFKELQQDLGCSVPSHGNLQKWAVQGVLLLNAVLTVRKHQANSHAKKGWEQFTDAVITTISQKKKGVIFLLWGNSAQEKSRLIDETKHHILKAAHPSGLSANRGFFGCRHFSRTNKLLEQMGVTSIDWQL
- the LOC121258085 gene encoding uracil-DNA glycosylase, mitochondrial isoform X2 encodes the protein MASGSSRTLMDFFKPAAAAKRIKLSSSSPDSAVYKSVTAHCHSESESRLHHSSEDDTTLINAHQNARMEFNRLLAKAKFNLKICSQKVYKAKGEGDGDGDYVKLAELLVEETWLEALRGELQKPYFLNLCRFLETDMCSGIRVPIYPPRHLIFNALNSTPFDTVKAVVLGQDPYHGPGQAMGLSFSVPEGTKLPSSLLNIFKELQQDLGCSVPSHGNLQKWAVQGVLLLNAVLTVRKHQANSHAKKGWEQFTDAVITTISQKKKGVIFLLWGNSAQEKSRLIDETKHHILKAAHPSGLSANRGFFGCRHFSRTNKLLEQMGVTSIDWQL
- the LOC121258085 gene encoding uracil-DNA glycosylase, mitochondrial isoform X3, encoding MASGSSRTLMDFFKPAAAAKRIKLSSSSPDSAVYKSVTAHCHSESESRLHHSSEDDTTLINAHQNARMEFNRLLAKAKFNLKICSQKVYKAKAGEGDGDGDYVKLAELLVEETWLEALRGELQKPYFLNLCRFLETDMCSGIRVPIYPPRHLIFNALNSTPFDTVKAVVLGQDPYHGPGQAMGLSFSVPEGTKLPSSLLNIFKELQQDLGCSVPSHGNLQKWAVQGVLLLNAVLTVRKHQANSHAKKGWEQFTDAVITTISQKKKGVIFLLWGNSAQEKSSREILTPVATLGLCNLLVYVHKPILVINPSDGDQNEE
- the LOC121258085 gene encoding uracil-DNA glycosylase, mitochondrial isoform X4, encoding MASGSSRTLMDFFKPAAAAKRIKLSSSSPDSAVYKSVTAHCHSESESRLHHSSEDDTTLINAHQNARMEFNRLLAKAKFNLKICSQKVYKAKAGEGDGDGDYVKLAELLVEETWLEALRGELQKPYFLNLCRFLETDMCSGIRVPIYPPRHLIFNALNSTPFDTVKAVVLGQDPYHGPGQAMGLSFSVPEGTKLPSSLLNIFKELQQDLGCSVPSHGNLQKWAVQGVLLLNAVLTVRKHQANSHAKKGWEQFTDAVITTISQKKKGVIFLLWGNSAQEKSREILTPVATLGLCNLLVYVHKPILVINPSDGDQNEE